GACGTACACGCTCGTATTGATCGGATTCGTCGTCGCCTTCTACCTCCTGTTGACCCGAATCGCGTTCTCCCCGTTCGGGCGGATCCTGAAGGCGATCCGCGAGGACGAACTCGCGGCCCGCTCGCTCGGCAAGGACACGAACAGCGCGAAGATCAAGGTCTTCATGCTCGGCTGTGCGCTGATGGGACTCGCCGGCATCCTCTGGCAGGGGAGCCGGACCCAGATCAGTCCGAACAGCTTCATGCCGATCGTGACGTTCTACATCTTCGTCGCGCTCATCGTCGGCGGCTCCGGATCGAACACCGGTAGCATCGTCGGCGGTTTCGCCTTCGCCGCGTTTCTCTATCAGGGCCCCCGGTTCATTCGGACGATCGTCAGAGCGCTCTTCGACGTCCGCGCACCGCCGACCATCGTCGACGCGTTCGCCGCACTGGGCTCGGGCGATCCGCTGCCGCTGCTGGGCTACCTCATCGGCAGTATCGACGAGCTCCGGTTCATTTTCATCGGCGTCGTGCTCATACTACTCATGATCTGGCGTCCCGACGGCCTGCTCGGCCACCGAAAGGAGATCGCGGCCGCGACCGACCTCTCACGTCGGTCTCCCGAAACTGACGGGGGTGAGGCCAATGAGTGACGCCGAAACCGAACCACGGTCCACGAACGAGGAGCAGGGAATCGACGAATCGGAACGCAGGGAACTCGATGCCTCGATACTCGAGCTCCGGAACCTCGAGAAGCACTTCGGCGGGATCACCGCCGTCGACGGCGCGACCTTCGCGGTCGAACGGGGCACGATTACGGGCCTGATCGGCCCGAACGGGGCCGGGAAGTCGACGACCTTCAACTGCATCACCGGCGTTCACACGCCGGAGGAGGGTGCAGTCATCTTCGACGGCGAGGACATCACGGGACGGGAACCGTACCAGATCGCCAACCGCGGTCTCGTTCGGACGTTCCAGATCGCTCGGGAGTTCCCCGAGATGACCGTCCTCGAGAACATGATGCTCGCGCCGAAGGGGCAACTCGGCGAGTCGCTGTGGCGGTCGGTCACCCCGATCGCCAGAGGGGACGTCGTCGAACAGGAAAAAGAGATGCGCGAGCGGGCGTGGGAAATGCTCGAGTTCTTCGAGATCGACCACCTCGCACACGAATACGCCGGCAACCTCTCGGGCGGGCAGCGGAAGTTACTCGAACTCGCTCGAGCGCTGCTGACGGACCCGGAGATGCTCCTCCTAGACGAGCCGATGGCGGGAGTCAACCCGTCGCTCGAGAAGAAGCTTCTGGGGCACATCCACGAGCTCCAGGAGCAGGGGTACACGTTCCTCCTGGTCGAGCACGATATGGACGTTATTATGAACCACTGCGAACACGTCATCGTCATGCACCAGGGGTCGGTTCTCGCCGAAGGGACGGCCGAAGCAATCCAGGCGAACGAGGAAGTCGTCGAGGCCTATCTCGGAGGTGACGTCTGATGGGACTGCTCACGGTTTCCGATCTCGACGCGGGGTATGGAGACTTACAGATCCTCGAGGGCGTCGACATGACCGTCGACGCGGGCGAGTACGTCACGATCGTCGGTCCGAACGGGGCGGGGAAGTCGACGGTCATGAAGTCGATCTTCGGTCTGACGAGCTACATGGGCGGCTCGATCGAGTTCGACGGCGAGGAGATCAGCACGTACCGACCCGAGGACATCATCTCGACGGGAATCGGCTACGTGCCACAGAACGACAACGTCTTTCCGTCGCTCTCGGTCAAAGAGAACCTCGAGATGGGGGCGTACATTCTGGACGAGGTCCCCGAAGAGCGCCTTCGGCGGATCTACGACCGGTTTCCCATCCTCGAGGACCGCAAGTCCCAGAAGGCGGGCACGATGAGCGGTGGGCAACAGCAGATGCTCGCGATGGGGCGAGCACTGATGCTCGACCCCGATCTGCTCATGCTGGACGAGCCCAGTGCCGGGCTCGCACCCGATCTGGTCGACGACATGTTCGATCGGATCGACGAGATCAACGACGGCGGCACGGCGGTGCTCCTCGTCGAGCAGAACGCGAAAGAGGCGTTACGTCGGTGTGATCGCGGTTACGTGCTCGTGCAGGGTCAGAACAGGTACGTCGACAGCGGCGACGCCTTGCTCGCCGACGAACAGGTTCGACAGGACTTCCTCGGCGGCTAGGACGGGGCCAGACGCCGACCGCGCTCACTATTCGTTGTCGCCCGAGATCACAGCGCTATCGCTCCCGTCCGTGGTCGCCAGCCGGTCGCTGGATCTACGTTGCAAAAAAGAATCGTCCGAGCGAGCGTCGAACCGAGTCGATCAGGCTTCGAAGTTGATCTCCTCGACCGTCTCGACGCCGTCCTCGCTGAACTCGAAGATCTCGTAGGTGACCGCCTGCATGTCGCCGTTGTCGTCGAAGTTGACGCTGCTCGAGGCACCCTGGTAGTTGACCGGCTCGCCGTCGTCGACCAGCTGAAGGGCCTCGGCGAGGTTGCTCGGTCCGACTTCCTGCCCGTCGGGGTTCGCCACGTCGCGAATGCTGTCGCGGATCGCGGGGCCGTTCGTTTCGCCGGCGGCGATACTCGCGAGGATGTTGACCGCCGTCGCGTCGTAGGCCTGCGCGGTGAATACGCCGGGTTCGCTCTCGTATTCGTCCTGATAGAGTTCAGTGAACGCGTCCTGCTGGGGTCCGGCAGCGAGCGGGGCCGTCCCGACGACGTTCGCCATTTCGTTGTCGACGTTGCCGGGGAGGTCGCCGTCGCGGAGGCCGTCGGTCACCATGATCGTCTGCCCGGAGTCGAAGTCCGAGTAGTAGTCCCGGAAGATCTGTTCGCCGCTGGCCGGGTAGCCGATGACGATCATCATGTCCGGATCGTCCGCCAGCGCGCTCTCGAGTGCCGACGTGTACGACGGCTGTTCGGCCTCGAACGAGACGGTGTTCGAGACGGTGCCGCCGAGTTCTTCGAAAGCGCTGACGAACGCGTCCGACAGTTGCTGGCCGTAGTCGTTGTTGAGATAGAACGACGCGGCGGACTCGAGGCCGCGCTCCTCGTAGGCGACCTGCGCCATGACTTCGCCCTGCAGGGCGTCGCTCGGACAGGTCCTGAAGATGAAGTCGTCGTCCTCGAGGTTCGTGATCGTCGGTGCGGTACTCGCCGGCGAGATCCCCACGACCTCGTTCGGGATCAGAACGTCCTCCGCGACCGTGATCGTTACCTGCGAGGA
This portion of the Natrinema salinisoli genome encodes:
- a CDS encoding ABC transporter substrate-binding protein, translated to MAGVAGCIGDGVGDGGDDADAMVGVLQPVTGDLGNLGAPIRDAAILPGTQLEDSDYSIDIREEDSESTADAGISGAQSLVDAGYPAITGAASSQVTITVAEDVLIPNEVVGISPASTAPTITNLEDDDFIFRTCPSDALQGEVMAQVAYEERGLESAASFYLNNDYGQQLSDAFVSAFEELGGTVSNTVSFEAEQPSYTSALESALADDPDMMIVIGYPASGEQIFRDYYSDFDSGQTIMVTDGLRDGDLPGNVDNEMANVVGTAPLAAGPQQDAFTELYQDEYESEPGVFTAQAYDATAVNILASIAAGETNGPAIRDSIRDVANPDGQEVGPSNLAEALQLVDDGEPVNYQGASSSVNFDDNGDMQAVTYEIFEFSEDGVETVEEINFEA
- a CDS encoding ABC transporter ATP-binding protein, with the translated sequence MSDAETEPRSTNEEQGIDESERRELDASILELRNLEKHFGGITAVDGATFAVERGTITGLIGPNGAGKSTTFNCITGVHTPEEGAVIFDGEDITGREPYQIANRGLVRTFQIAREFPEMTVLENMMLAPKGQLGESLWRSVTPIARGDVVEQEKEMRERAWEMLEFFEIDHLAHEYAGNLSGGQRKLLELARALLTDPEMLLLDEPMAGVNPSLEKKLLGHIHELQEQGYTFLLVEHDMDVIMNHCEHVIVMHQGSVLAEGTAEAIQANEEVVEAYLGGDV
- a CDS encoding ABC transporter ATP-binding protein, translating into MGLLTVSDLDAGYGDLQILEGVDMTVDAGEYVTIVGPNGAGKSTVMKSIFGLTSYMGGSIEFDGEEISTYRPEDIISTGIGYVPQNDNVFPSLSVKENLEMGAYILDEVPEERLRRIYDRFPILEDRKSQKAGTMSGGQQQMLAMGRALMLDPDLLMLDEPSAGLAPDLVDDMFDRIDEINDGGTAVLLVEQNAKEALRRCDRGYVLVQGQNRYVDSGDALLADEQVRQDFLGG